The Ammoniphilus oxalaticus genome contains a region encoding:
- the yjcZ gene encoding sporulation protein YjcZ, translated as MSHYSGGLFGDDGFLIILVLFILLVIVFSGLD; from the coding sequence ATGAGTCATTACAGCGGTGGATTGTTCGGTGACGACGGCTTCCTAATCATTCTGGTGTTGTTCATCCTCTTAGTCATCGTATTCTCTGGCTTAGATTAA
- a CDS encoding sensor histidine kinase has product MPIRLKLALWYSGVSFLIMSLFCSYLYLFFTHREVGQIDAHLMERAQEVRNSITFIDAYPFPMQRLVLPDIDVFASAEVFLQIVDRHGNPLSRSDTLGGHTLPISERALGQMVKRETYFETKRVHQTLLRIFYEPLYVKRELVGILQVAESLYSFQRAQATLKWLLAIGALTITAISAAVGWFLAGKALQPIHRIIDTTALIERTGALRQRIDYTGPPDEIGELSTQINQMMDKIENMYSELEEAYDAQRRFVADASHELRTPLTSIRGNMDYLRKLYLEQNVFSVEAADDIIEELERISRMVHDLLALARADAGYKVPIESLPARELATDWIELGQRLANGGTVAFARDSLEKLDGITIRGNRDFLRQVFLIILENAFKYTEQGSVCLSFQTRKADNQVSFTVTDSGIGIPAEDLPRLFDRFYRGTRARNYQGTGLGLSIAKWIIDRHAGTIEISSQAGQGATVIVTLPSG; this is encoded by the coding sequence ATGCCGATTCGCTTGAAACTGGCCCTCTGGTACAGCGGCGTTTCTTTTTTGATCATGAGTTTATTTTGTTCTTATCTATATCTCTTTTTTACACACCGAGAAGTCGGGCAAATCGATGCCCACTTGATGGAACGAGCCCAGGAAGTGCGCAACTCGATCACCTTCATCGACGCTTACCCGTTTCCAATGCAACGACTTGTCCTGCCTGATATTGATGTATTCGCCTCCGCGGAAGTGTTTTTGCAAATTGTCGATCGACACGGCAATCCACTGTCCCGTTCAGATACGCTCGGCGGACATACGTTGCCGATCAGCGAACGCGCCCTCGGACAAATGGTTAAGCGGGAAACGTATTTCGAAACGAAACGGGTCCACCAAACGTTGTTACGCATTTTTTATGAACCATTATACGTAAAAAGAGAATTAGTTGGCATTTTACAAGTTGCCGAATCTCTTTACAGTTTTCAACGGGCGCAGGCCACGTTGAAATGGCTATTAGCAATCGGAGCGTTAACGATCACCGCCATTTCCGCGGCGGTCGGCTGGTTTTTGGCGGGCAAAGCGTTACAACCAATTCATCGGATCATCGACACAACCGCTTTGATTGAACGGACCGGAGCGTTGCGCCAACGGATCGACTACACAGGACCGCCCGACGAGATCGGCGAACTTTCAACACAGATCAATCAAATGATGGACAAAATTGAAAATATGTACTCCGAATTGGAAGAAGCTTATGACGCCCAACGCCGTTTCGTCGCCGACGCGAGCCACGAGTTGCGCACCCCGCTCACCTCGATCCGCGGCAATATGGACTATTTGCGCAAATTGTATCTCGAACAAAACGTTTTTTCAGTGGAAGCAGCCGATGACATTATCGAGGAATTAGAGCGGATTTCAAGGATGGTCCACGATTTATTAGCGCTAGCGAGAGCCGACGCTGGCTACAAAGTCCCGATTGAGTCACTGCCTGCTCGCGAACTAGCGACAGATTGGATCGAACTCGGTCAGCGCTTAGCCAACGGTGGGACTGTCGCCTTTGCGCGCGATTCACTGGAGAAATTGGATGGGATCACCATCCGCGGCAACCGCGATTTTTTGCGGCAAGTCTTTTTAATTATTTTGGAAAATGCATTTAAGTACACAGAACAAGGGAGCGTCTGTTTATCGTTTCAAACGAGGAAAGCCGATAATCAAGTTAGCTTCACCGTTACGGACAGCGGGATTGGGATTCCCGCGGAAGATCTGCCGCGCCTGTTCGATCGGTTTTATAGAGGGACAAGAGCGCGGAACTATCAGGGAACTGGGCTTGGCCTATCGATTGCCAAATGGATTATCGATCGTCATGCGGGAACGATCGAAATCAGCAGCCAAGCTGGACAGGGCGCGACCGTTATCGTCACCCTGCCTAGCGGCTAG
- a CDS encoding response regulator transcription factor, which yields MDKDHILVVDDDHKITAMLKRALEYEGYVARIAHSGEDALIALFEQPFDLIILDIMLPGLDGWETCREIRAHATTPIIMLTAKDEVEQRVKGLDLGADDYVVKPFALNELLARIRAQLRRNQPELEQQTVFQFADITLNSESRECQRAERPVNLRGKEFDLLHYFMINPNKVLAKEQILNQIWGRDYDKESNVIEVYIAALRSKLERQQQPRLIHTVRGLGYILKEEA from the coding sequence ATGGATAAAGATCACATTTTAGTCGTTGACGATGATCATAAGATTACGGCGATGCTGAAACGGGCATTAGAGTACGAAGGCTATGTTGCGCGCATTGCGCATAGCGGCGAGGATGCTTTGATCGCCTTGTTTGAGCAACCGTTCGATCTGATTATCCTCGACATTATGCTACCGGGGCTAGACGGTTGGGAAACGTGCCGTGAAATACGGGCCCATGCAACTACACCAATTATCATGCTCACCGCCAAAGACGAAGTCGAGCAACGTGTCAAAGGCTTGGACCTCGGCGCCGATGATTATGTCGTCAAACCGTTCGCCTTAAACGAATTGCTGGCCCGCATTCGAGCGCAACTGCGCCGAAATCAGCCCGAATTGGAACAACAAACGGTATTCCAATTTGCCGACATTACCTTGAATAGCGAGAGTCGCGAATGTCAGCGGGCCGAACGCCCTGTCAATTTACGCGGCAAGGAGTTTGATCTGCTGCATTATTTCATGATCAATCCAAATAAAGTGCTAGCTAAGGAACAAATCTTAAACCAAATTTGGGGCCGCGACTATGACAAAGAATCGAATGTAATTGAAGTCTATATCGCCGCGCTCCGCTCCAAACTTGAGCGCCAGCAACAGCCCCGCCTGATTCATACCGTGCGCGGTCTTGGTTATATCCTCAAGGAGGAAGCGTGA